In one window of Cupriavidus necator N-1 DNA:
- a CDS encoding phage head-tail joining protein, whose amino-acid sequence MAFTLSQLEALEQAIASGELSVKYDGKEVTYRSMDDLTKAYNMVRGSLLATGQLTESSRTNRGPSSLAYFTRD is encoded by the coding sequence ATGGCATTCACCCTTTCGCAACTGGAGGCCCTTGAGCAGGCCATCGCATCCGGCGAGCTTTCCGTGAAGTATGACGGCAAGGAAGTCACATACCGCTCGATGGATGACTTGACCAAGGCCTACAACATGGTCCGTGGCTCGCTGCTGGCCACCGGCCAGCTGACCGAGTCATCGCGCACGAACCGCGGCCCCTCCTCGCTGGCCTACTTCACCAGGGACTGA
- a CDS encoding phage portal protein, with the protein MNWLDNLVSYVSPLAGVRRAQARMALDTVRAYDAAKVGRRTDGWIAGGGSANAEIAPALHRVRQRCRDVVRNNEYAASALDKLVSNTVGTGFTAKAPNQAMWDAWCDYCDADGQLDFSGLMELAHRTRRESGEVIIRFRPRMPEDGFEVPLQLQVLEPDHIDSTKTGPMPNGNYAITGVEFDALGRRVAYWLFPQHPGEIAGFRLNSLESRRVPASEILHYYRKRRPAQVRGMPELGVSLLRLRDLADYEQAELVRKKIEACFVAFVRTDDANQQLGEAKQGASGQRQEKVAPGMIKYLSNAEGVEFGTPSAAGGYGDYTVTQLHAIAVGAGTTYEQMTGDLSRTSYSSMRGGLVEFRRLIGSEQWLALVPMVMKPIAQRFQVTAKLAGKQREAIAPFIWTPPKLEWVDPFKDVMATKEAIRAGMMSLSEAIRERGDDPARVFAEIKRERDELRAMGILSDADAAISERLIDASTAAQVMNQQ; encoded by the coding sequence ATGAACTGGCTCGATAACCTGGTCAGCTATGTGTCGCCACTGGCCGGCGTGCGGCGCGCGCAGGCGCGCATGGCGCTCGATACCGTGCGCGCCTACGATGCGGCCAAGGTCGGCCGCCGCACCGATGGCTGGATCGCCGGCGGCGGCAGTGCCAATGCGGAGATCGCGCCGGCACTGCACCGCGTGCGCCAGCGCTGTCGCGACGTGGTGCGCAACAATGAGTACGCCGCGTCGGCGTTGGACAAGTTGGTATCCAATACCGTGGGCACCGGCTTCACGGCGAAGGCGCCGAATCAGGCGATGTGGGATGCCTGGTGCGATTACTGCGATGCCGACGGCCAGCTGGACTTCAGCGGGCTGATGGAGCTGGCGCATCGCACTCGCCGCGAGTCCGGCGAGGTCATCATCCGGTTCCGTCCGCGCATGCCGGAGGATGGGTTCGAGGTGCCGCTGCAGCTTCAGGTGCTGGAGCCCGACCACATCGATTCGACGAAAACCGGGCCGATGCCGAACGGCAACTATGCGATCACTGGCGTGGAGTTCGACGCTCTGGGTCGCCGCGTCGCGTACTGGTTGTTCCCGCAGCATCCGGGCGAGATTGCAGGCTTCAGGCTCAACAGCCTGGAGAGTCGCCGGGTGCCGGCCAGCGAGATCCTGCACTACTACCGCAAGCGCCGGCCGGCGCAGGTGCGCGGCATGCCGGAGCTCGGCGTCTCGCTGCTGCGCCTGCGGGATCTGGCCGACTATGAGCAGGCCGAGCTGGTACGCAAGAAGATCGAGGCCTGCTTCGTGGCGTTCGTCCGCACCGATGACGCCAACCAGCAGCTCGGCGAGGCCAAGCAGGGTGCTTCCGGGCAGCGGCAGGAGAAAGTGGCGCCCGGGATGATCAAGTACCTGTCCAATGCGGAGGGCGTCGAGTTCGGAACGCCATCGGCTGCCGGTGGCTACGGCGATTACACCGTGACGCAGTTGCATGCGATCGCAGTGGGTGCCGGTACCACCTATGAGCAGATGACAGGCGACCTGTCTCGCACCAGCTACAGCAGCATGCGCGGCGGCCTGGTCGAGTTTCGCCGGCTGATTGGTTCCGAGCAGTGGCTGGCGCTGGTGCCGATGGTCATGAAGCCGATCGCGCAACGCTTCCAGGTCACTGCGAAGCTGGCCGGAAAGCAGCGCGAGGCGATCGCGCCGTTCATCTGGACGCCGCCCAAGCTGGAGTGGGTCGACCCGTTCAAGGACGTGATGGCGACCAAAGAAGCCATCCGCGCCGGGATGATGAGCCTGTCCGAGGCCATCCGCGAGCGTGGCGACGACCCGGCCCGGGTGTTTGCCGAGATCAAGCGTGAGCGCGATGAGCTCCGGGCCATGGGCATCCTCTCCGATGCGGATGCTGCCATCTCGGAGCGCCTGATCGACGCCTCGACGGCCGCCCAGGTGATGAATCAGCAGTAA
- a CDS encoding prohead protease/major capsid protein fusion protein yields the protein MPTPQTPAAAPVAGERRDLPLMGRSAEVGTVDRDARTVDLVWTTGARVQRYDWWNERYYLEELSLDPAHVRMGRLQSGTANLLNTHSSYDLSDVLGVVTAASLDGDQGRASVRFSQRDDVQPYFQDVVDGIIRNVSVGYRIYKMERIAPAVDGDPWIYRAIDWEPYELSLVPVPADPGATTRSAEQGRQQRTFACEFFDQSTPAAAGNPTRKEPNMPGENTTTQPAATTTAATQTAPVVDQRALDAAREEGARAEAERQTGIREAVRLGGLDGAFADQLIGERSMSAADAGMAVLREQARRSAANPTRSAADIQTTRDETDARRAAMGDAIVLRANPRAFNDAARMDAARQFRGMDLMDMARQAIELGGGNCRGLSKREIAVMALNLDRDMQVRGGMSSTSDFPEILGNTVGRSLRQAYQVQTRTFLPFCRPSTAPDFKQVARTQLSEASALQKVNEGGEYKAISFGDSAEKYSLGKYGGIVSITWESLINDDLSAFDRMPMAIAAEAAALEGDIVYGILTGNPNMADGVALFHATHANLAGSGAAISEAALSAGRAAMLKQKGLKNRVLNVKPSFLVVGPDKEFEANKFTSANFVAAKSVDINPVYNTSLEVIVDARITGNLWHLIAEPGLIDTIEYTYLEGEEGLFTEQRRGFEVDGLQIKARHVFAAKAIDWRGLYQNPGA from the coding sequence ATGCCAACACCACAAACACCTGCGGCCGCCCCGGTGGCCGGCGAGCGGCGAGACCTGCCGCTGATGGGCCGTTCGGCGGAAGTCGGTACCGTCGATCGCGATGCGCGCACCGTCGATCTGGTCTGGACCACCGGCGCGCGCGTGCAGCGCTACGACTGGTGGAACGAGCGCTACTACCTCGAGGAGCTCAGTCTCGACCCGGCGCACGTGCGGATGGGTCGGCTGCAGTCCGGCACGGCCAACCTGCTGAACACGCACTCGAGCTACGACTTGTCGGACGTGCTCGGCGTCGTCACGGCGGCGAGCCTCGACGGCGATCAGGGCCGGGCGTCGGTGCGCTTCAGTCAGCGCGACGACGTCCAGCCGTACTTTCAGGACGTTGTCGACGGAATCATCCGCAACGTCTCCGTGGGCTACCGGATCTACAAGATGGAGCGCATCGCGCCCGCTGTGGACGGTGACCCGTGGATCTACCGCGCAATCGACTGGGAGCCGTACGAACTCTCGCTCGTGCCGGTACCGGCCGACCCGGGCGCGACGACGCGCTCGGCAGAGCAGGGCCGGCAGCAACGCACGTTCGCGTGCGAATTCTTCGACCAATCCACGCCGGCAGCCGCTGGCAACCCCACCCGAAAGGAACCCAACATGCCCGGTGAGAACACGACCACCCAGCCGGCGGCCACGACGACGGCTGCCACCCAGACTGCCCCGGTGGTCGACCAGCGTGCCCTGGACGCGGCGCGCGAGGAAGGCGCCCGCGCGGAAGCTGAGCGCCAGACTGGCATCCGCGAGGCGGTGCGCCTCGGTGGCCTGGACGGCGCCTTCGCTGACCAGCTGATCGGCGAGCGCAGCATGAGCGCTGCGGACGCTGGCATGGCGGTGCTGCGCGAGCAGGCTCGCCGCTCGGCGGCTAACCCGACGCGCTCGGCGGCCGACATCCAGACCACGCGCGACGAAACGGACGCGCGCCGCGCTGCCATGGGCGACGCGATCGTGCTGCGCGCCAACCCGCGTGCCTTCAACGATGCGGCGCGTATGGATGCAGCCCGCCAGTTCCGCGGCATGGACCTGATGGACATGGCACGCCAGGCCATCGAGCTGGGCGGCGGCAACTGCCGTGGCCTCAGCAAGCGTGAAATCGCGGTGATGGCGCTCAACCTGGACCGCGACATGCAGGTTCGCGGTGGCATGAGCAGCACCAGCGATTTCCCGGAAATCCTGGGCAACACCGTGGGCCGCAGCCTGCGCCAGGCGTACCAGGTGCAGACCCGTACCTTCCTGCCGTTCTGCCGCCCGTCGACCGCGCCGGACTTCAAGCAGGTGGCTCGCACGCAGCTGTCCGAGGCCTCCGCGCTGCAGAAGGTCAACGAAGGCGGCGAATACAAGGCCATCTCGTTCGGTGACTCGGCCGAGAAGTACTCGCTGGGCAAGTACGGCGGCATCGTGTCGATCACCTGGGAATCGCTGATCAACGATGACCTGTCGGCGTTCGACCGCATGCCGATGGCCATCGCGGCGGAAGCTGCGGCCCTCGAGGGCGACATCGTCTACGGCATCCTGACAGGCAACCCGAACATGGCCGATGGGGTGGCGCTGTTCCATGCCACCCACGCCAACCTGGCCGGTTCCGGTGCCGCGATTTCCGAGGCGGCGCTCTCGGCTGGCCGTGCTGCGATGCTCAAGCAGAAGGGCTTGAAGAATCGCGTGCTCAACGTGAAGCCCAGCTTCCTGGTGGTCGGCCCGGACAAGGAATTCGAGGCGAACAAGTTCACCTCGGCCAACTTCGTGGCAGCCAAGTCGGTCGACATCAACCCGGTCTACAACACCTCGCTCGAGGTGATCGTCGACGCCCGCATCACCGGCAACCTCTGGCACCTCATCGCCGAGCCTGGTCTGATCGACACCATCGAATACACCTACCTCGAGGGTGAGGAGGGTCTGTTCACCGAGCAGCGCCGCGGCTTCGAAGTCGACGGCCTGCAGATCAAGGCGCGCCACGTGTTCGCGGCCAAGGCTATCGACTGGCGCGGTCTGTATCAGAACCCGGGCGCGTAA
- a CDS encoding DUF2190 family protein, with protein sequence MKNFVQKGDTLTLTPAAAVASGEAILVGKIFGVAVTAVAINTPGEFVTEGVFDITALSTDTASVGTVLYWDSTNKRLTTTSTSNTRVGVAVAAKANGDTTARIKLDETVA encoded by the coding sequence ATGAAAAACTTTGTGCAAAAAGGTGACACGCTCACCCTGACGCCCGCCGCTGCGGTCGCCTCTGGCGAGGCCATCCTGGTGGGCAAGATTTTCGGCGTCGCGGTCACCGCAGTCGCCATCAACACGCCGGGCGAGTTCGTGACCGAAGGCGTCTTCGATATCACGGCCCTCAGCACTGACACCGCCTCGGTCGGCACCGTCCTGTACTGGGACAGCACCAACAAGCGCCTGACAACCACCTCCACCAGCAACACCCGCGTGGGCGTGGCGGTGGCGGCCAAGGCCAACGGCGACACCACGGCACGCATCAAGCTCGACGAAACGGTGGCCTGA
- a CDS encoding DUF2635 domain-containing protein, with the protein MKSITIKPVEGRLVRDPATGREIAEPTPVDGDDPFWIRRLADGDVAEVTNTAASGQPARGDK; encoded by the coding sequence ATGAAAAGCATCACCATCAAGCCCGTCGAAGGGCGGCTGGTGCGCGACCCGGCGACGGGCCGCGAGATTGCGGAGCCGACGCCGGTGGACGGCGACGATCCGTTCTGGATCCGCCGCCTCGCTGATGGCGACGTGGCGGAAGTGACCAACACGGCCGCCAGCGGCCAGCCTGCGCGAGGTGACAAGTAA
- a CDS encoding phage tail sheath C-terminal domain-containing protein: MGQISFNQIPVNLLTPGAYVEFDNSKAVSGLVVMPNRILIIAQMLAAGTATANVPFQADNLAGVQARCGRGSHAALMFEAVLRITDSIETWILPVADSGGGVAATGTVALAGTPTAAGTLNLYVAADRIQVAVATTDTPTTVATALAAAINANADLPVTATSAAGNVTLTARNKGTLGNDIDLRLNYYPLSESTPAGLNVTITAMASGTGDPSIATAIAAMGETQYNTVLMGLSDASNMALIETELDARWGPLRQNDGRVHTAVRGTVGSLNTYASTRNSPHVVAWSVEQGGSPSPVWEHAAIWGAICAFYLGGIDPARPVQTLVGAGLLPASAEKRFTRAERNNLLSYGMATCIANPGGQLAAERAVTMYTQNASGIVDPSYRDVETMYTLSYLRYSVRARISQVYPRHKLANDGTVFDAGQAIATPTMIRAELIALFRDWEEAGLVEDFDQFKADLQVVRSGTDANRVDVLLPPNLVNQFRVFAAQIQFRL; encoded by the coding sequence ATGGGCCAGATCAGTTTCAACCAGATCCCGGTCAACCTGCTGACGCCCGGGGCCTATGTCGAGTTCGACAACAGCAAGGCGGTCAGTGGCCTGGTGGTGATGCCCAACCGCATCCTCATCATCGCCCAGATGCTGGCTGCCGGCACCGCCACGGCGAACGTGCCGTTCCAGGCCGACAACCTGGCCGGCGTGCAGGCCCGTTGCGGCCGCGGCTCGCATGCGGCGCTGATGTTCGAGGCCGTGCTGCGCATCACCGATTCCATCGAGACATGGATCCTCCCGGTGGCTGATTCGGGCGGTGGCGTGGCGGCGACCGGGACTGTGGCGCTGGCTGGTACGCCGACCGCTGCCGGCACGCTCAACCTGTACGTGGCTGCTGACCGCATCCAGGTGGCGGTGGCAACGACCGACACACCGACGACCGTGGCCACGGCGCTGGCCGCCGCGATCAATGCCAACGCAGACCTGCCGGTGACGGCCACGTCCGCCGCTGGCAACGTGACGCTGACGGCGCGCAACAAGGGCACGCTGGGCAACGACATCGACCTGCGGCTGAACTACTACCCGCTGTCCGAGAGCACGCCGGCCGGCCTGAACGTGACCATCACGGCGATGGCCAGCGGTACCGGCGACCCGTCGATCGCCACGGCGATCGCCGCCATGGGCGAGACGCAATACAACACCGTGCTGATGGGTCTGTCAGATGCGTCCAACATGGCGCTGATCGAGACCGAGCTCGACGCGCGCTGGGGCCCGCTGCGCCAGAACGACGGGCGTGTGCATACCGCGGTGCGTGGCACGGTCGGCTCGCTCAACACCTACGCCAGCACGCGCAACAGCCCGCACGTGGTGGCCTGGTCGGTCGAGCAGGGTGGCTCGCCGTCGCCGGTGTGGGAGCACGCGGCCATCTGGGGCGCGATCTGCGCGTTCTACCTGGGCGGCATCGACCCGGCTCGCCCGGTGCAAACGCTGGTCGGTGCCGGCCTGCTGCCGGCCTCGGCCGAGAAGCGCTTCACCCGGGCCGAGCGCAACAACCTGCTGTCGTACGGGATGGCGACCTGCATCGCCAACCCGGGCGGCCAGCTGGCGGCGGAACGTGCGGTCACGATGTACACGCAGAATGCCAGCGGCATCGTCGACCCCAGCTACCGCGACGTCGAGACGATGTACACGCTCAGCTACCTGCGCTACAGCGTGCGTGCGCGCATCTCGCAGGTGTACCCGCGCCACAAGCTGGCCAATGACGGCACCGTGTTCGACGCCGGCCAGGCGATCGCCACGCCGACGATGATCCGCGCCGAGCTGATCGCGCTGTTCCGCGACTGGGAGGAGGCAGGGCTGGTCGAGGACTTCGACCAGTTCAAGGCCGACCTGCAGGTCGTGCGCAGCGGAACCGACGCCAACCGCGTCGACGTCCTGCTGCCGCCGAACCTTGTCAACCAGTTCCGCGTGTTCGCCGCGCAGATCCAGTTCCGCCTGTAA
- a CDS encoding phage tail tube protein has translation MAGKQVMGRAFITVAGQRLASVPGSAKLNTGGVERTPQVSDAGTVFYTEKPVQSEIECDILITADTDIIALNSTTDAVVLFQADSGQSYMVRNGAMASPLNPQAGDGKASVKMFGAPAEAV, from the coding sequence ATGGCAGGCAAACAAGTCATGGGGCGTGCCTTCATCACCGTCGCGGGCCAGCGCCTGGCGTCGGTGCCCGGCTCGGCCAAGCTCAACACCGGCGGTGTCGAGCGCACCCCGCAGGTGTCCGATGCGGGCACGGTGTTCTACACGGAAAAACCGGTCCAGTCCGAGATCGAGTGCGACATCCTGATCACGGCGGACACCGACATCATCGCGCTGAACAGCACCACCGATGCCGTGGTGCTGTTCCAGGCGGACTCGGGCCAGAGCTACATGGTCCGCAACGGCGCCATGGCCTCGCCGCTGAACCCGCAGGCGGGTGACGGCAAGGCCTCGGTCAAGATGTTTGGCGCACCGGCGGAGGCTGTCTGA
- a CDS encoding phage tail assembly protein, whose amino-acid sequence MAALANIKVTLSEPIKLKGGGELTELVMARPKARHLRTMEMTAKPSMGMILDLAAELAGLTPEEIDDLEAADAMEVVTELGPFLVKDDGTKPLPSSPTPSTSPQTPSGT is encoded by the coding sequence ATGGCTGCTCTCGCGAATATCAAGGTCACGCTCAGTGAGCCGATCAAGCTGAAAGGCGGCGGCGAGCTCACCGAGTTGGTAATGGCCCGGCCGAAGGCGCGCCATCTGCGCACCATGGAGATGACGGCCAAGCCCAGCATGGGCATGATCCTCGACCTAGCTGCCGAGCTGGCCGGCCTCACGCCGGAAGAGATCGACGACCTCGAGGCTGCCGACGCCATGGAGGTCGTCACCGAGCTTGGCCCTTTCTTGGTGAAAGACGATGGGACGAAGCCGTTGCCCTCATCGCCTACACCTTCCACTTCCCCCCAGACTCCATCTGGGACATGA
- a CDS encoding phage tail tape measure protein, producing MADTNKAEIVITALDRASATLQRIGEKFDSVTKPVGRVQEAVGRFTDATGFSKMGGAVSGLTEKLKGLATVSVGLGVGYSVALGGIVATAKAAADAVDQVGDLSSRYGVASQDVQVFGGFVSEAGGNMDDAAKALGKLNKNMSLARAGSKEMQGAFASAGISMADLRSKTPAEVLFKMAEAAKASEKEGAKLATLEAVMGKSGSIMLDALNKGGDELKDRYKQMTADGALFTEEQISQADAFDKSWQRMSRTVEGVKNALGLKLANAMQPLVDRMQAWVVANRAMLESKVDKFAEALPGVLSDVVDVFEGLWNVAVKLGAAFKALKTAIGPTNAVLAVMAPILAPVALAVGQVVFAFGRFAWIMGNGLFIMLPKLIGLIRLVGAAFMANPILAVVGVLAAAAFLLWQNWDWVIGRLAAAWQWLADMASAYVNLVVGFWSGMGQALMAVFTGDWERLGQIVQGALDTIKGWFPGLYDVFVSVWDRIVAWFAPKMQALTSILPSWLTGGSVNVTARGVPAAPVAAQVIAGGQAQRQEVGGRIQIELSGAPAKVTDMRSNNPNVPLDVSSGMYAFG from the coding sequence ATGGCAGACACGAACAAGGCCGAGATCGTCATCACCGCACTGGATCGGGCGAGTGCCACGCTCCAGCGCATCGGTGAGAAGTTCGACAGCGTCACCAAGCCGGTCGGCCGCGTGCAGGAGGCGGTCGGCCGATTCACCGATGCTACCGGCTTCAGCAAGATGGGCGGCGCCGTCAGCGGCCTGACCGAAAAGCTCAAGGGGCTGGCCACCGTCTCGGTCGGGTTGGGTGTGGGTTACAGCGTAGCGCTGGGCGGCATCGTCGCCACGGCTAAGGCGGCAGCGGACGCCGTCGACCAGGTCGGCGACCTGTCCTCGCGCTATGGAGTGGCCAGTCAGGACGTCCAGGTATTCGGCGGCTTCGTCTCCGAGGCCGGCGGCAACATGGACGACGCGGCCAAGGCGCTGGGCAAGCTCAACAAGAACATGAGCCTGGCCAGGGCGGGCAGCAAGGAAATGCAGGGGGCGTTCGCGTCCGCCGGCATCTCCATGGCTGACCTGCGATCGAAGACGCCGGCCGAGGTCCTGTTCAAGATGGCAGAGGCGGCCAAGGCTTCCGAGAAGGAAGGCGCCAAGCTGGCCACGCTGGAGGCGGTCATGGGCAAGAGCGGCTCCATCATGCTCGACGCGCTCAACAAGGGCGGCGACGAGCTGAAGGATCGCTACAAGCAGATGACGGCCGACGGCGCGCTCTTCACCGAGGAGCAGATCAGCCAGGCGGACGCCTTCGACAAGTCGTGGCAGCGCATGTCGCGCACCGTCGAAGGGGTCAAGAATGCGCTGGGGCTGAAGCTGGCCAACGCCATGCAGCCGCTCGTCGACCGCATGCAGGCCTGGGTGGTGGCCAACCGCGCCATGCTGGAGTCGAAGGTCGACAAGTTCGCCGAGGCGCTGCCCGGGGTGCTGTCGGATGTGGTCGATGTCTTCGAGGGGCTGTGGAATGTCGCCGTCAAGCTCGGCGCGGCGTTCAAGGCGCTGAAGACGGCAATCGGGCCCACTAATGCGGTGCTGGCGGTCATGGCGCCAATCCTGGCGCCGGTGGCGCTGGCGGTCGGGCAGGTGGTGTTCGCCTTCGGCCGCTTCGCCTGGATCATGGGCAACGGCCTCTTCATCATGCTGCCCAAGCTGATCGGCCTGATCCGCCTGGTAGGCGCGGCGTTCATGGCCAACCCCATCCTGGCAGTCGTGGGGGTGCTGGCTGCTGCGGCGTTCCTGTTGTGGCAGAACTGGGACTGGGTGATCGGCCGGCTCGCGGCGGCGTGGCAGTGGCTGGCGGATATGGCCTCGGCCTATGTCAACCTGGTCGTCGGCTTCTGGTCTGGCATGGGGCAGGCGCTGATGGCCGTCTTCACGGGCGACTGGGAGCGCTTGGGCCAGATCGTCCAGGGCGCACTTGACACGATCAAGGGCTGGTTTCCTGGCCTGTATGACGTGTTCGTCTCGGTGTGGGACCGGATCGTCGCGTGGTTCGCCCCGAAGATGCAGGCCCTCACCAGCATCTTGCCGAGCTGGTTGACGGGCGGCAGCGTCAACGTGACCGCGAGGGGCGTGCCGGCGGCACCTGTCGCCGCCCAGGTGATCGCGGGCGGCCAGGCGCAGCGCCAGGAGGTGGGCGGCCGGATCCAGATCGAACTGTCCGGTGCGCCGGCCAAGGTGACCGACATGCGGTCGAACAATCCCAACGTCCCGCTGGATGTGTCGTCAGGCATGTACGCCTTCGGCTGA
- a CDS encoding DNA circularization protein, with the protein MSWRDELRPASFRGVAFETRGHELGGGRRLARHEYPQRDEPYLEDMGKKAREYKVQAFVIGPDYRAARDALLEALEQSGPGELVHPFFGRRSVVAGEFGLKESTEEGGMATFSLVFTEAGKLAEPDVDIDLPAELLASQETAFDEVANDFAESFDVSGLPAWSLDDIEAAINDFLSLDAFKAVANEVSGFVSRVADLVMRPVDFANSVIGLVRRLTDVSSILSTPYMPVRAWRTQSVQAETTTRGVVAKQQAAVNMLFHRAALVQETATLQATDGPTALETRQQVEAARQLVLEHFDTHDVTPGLPRPAPALAAALKALQVNTLVYLRRQSAALPQVYALQLLEATPAVVLAYDLYQNLRADEIVRRNAVRHPGFVPAGVPLEVTSQ; encoded by the coding sequence ATGAGCTGGCGTGATGAGCTGCGCCCGGCATCGTTCCGCGGCGTCGCCTTTGAGACCCGTGGCCACGAGCTGGGCGGTGGCCGGCGCCTCGCGCGGCATGAATACCCGCAGCGCGACGAGCCGTACCTGGAGGACATGGGCAAGAAGGCGCGCGAGTACAAGGTCCAGGCCTTTGTAATCGGTCCGGACTACCGTGCGGCGCGCGATGCGCTCCTGGAGGCGCTGGAGCAATCCGGCCCTGGCGAGCTGGTGCATCCGTTCTTTGGCCGGCGCAGCGTCGTGGCCGGTGAGTTCGGTCTCAAGGAGAGCACCGAGGAAGGCGGGATGGCCACCTTCTCGCTGGTCTTCACCGAGGCGGGCAAGCTGGCCGAGCCGGACGTCGATATCGACTTGCCGGCGGAGCTGCTCGCCAGTCAGGAAACGGCCTTCGATGAAGTGGCCAACGATTTCGCCGAGTCGTTTGATGTGTCCGGCCTGCCGGCCTGGTCGCTCGATGACATCGAGGCAGCCATCAATGATTTCCTGTCGCTGGATGCCTTCAAGGCGGTGGCCAACGAAGTCTCCGGCTTCGTCAGTCGCGTTGCTGACCTGGTGATGCGGCCGGTCGACTTCGCCAATTCCGTGATCGGGCTGGTGCGGCGGCTCACCGACGTCTCGTCGATCCTCAGTACGCCGTATATGCCGGTGCGGGCATGGCGCACGCAGTCGGTCCAGGCGGAGACGACGACGCGCGGCGTGGTGGCGAAACAGCAGGCGGCGGTCAACATGCTGTTTCACCGTGCGGCCCTGGTGCAGGAAACCGCCACACTGCAAGCCACCGACGGGCCGACTGCGCTCGAAACCCGTCAGCAGGTGGAGGCGGCGCGTCAGTTGGTGCTCGAGCATTTCGACACGCACGACGTGACGCCAGGCCTGCCGCGGCCGGCCCCGGCGCTGGCCGCTGCCCTCAAGGCGCTGCAGGTCAATACGCTGGTCTACCTGCGTCGGCAGTCAGCCGCGCTGCCGCAGGTGTACGCCCTGCAGCTGCTGGAGGCGACGCCGGCGGTCGTGCTCGCCTATGACCTGTACCAAAATCTGCGTGCCGACGAGATCGTCCGCCGCAACGCGGTCCGCCATCCCGGCTTCGTGCCGGCGGGCGTGCCGCTGGAGGTAACCAGCCAATGA
- a CDS encoding phage baseplate assembly protein: MSEDRNKLTLRVGGQVFGGWTAVRIRHSIEQIAGTFDISYTERWPGQTDGWVIPAGEACEVRIGEHVVITGYVDKTSLSYDASSHTIRVTGRDRTGDLVDCSAPSQAFSGMTFKQLADTLCKPFSITVYDETVDEKKLTVSQKKAGKKGTPPKSARVGGALPKAACQNSESVFRILQRLAKNEGVLLVSDAEGGLLLTRAGRAGTISAPLELGVNILAAEYEHSQANLFSEITVKGQASMQDADSAGGKFENWISPKHTVSRGSGGTKTGNSEITRYRPLIIVAEAQADARRVKQRAEWEASNREAKSRTYKATVQGWYPSADDGDIWRINSLVRVRDPWARIDEDWLLAAVEFNLDEAGSRCTLELTSPKAFEELPELPQPAAGASGAGASGGKMEKW, from the coding sequence ATGAGCGAGGACCGTAACAAGCTCACCTTGCGGGTGGGTGGTCAGGTGTTCGGCGGCTGGACGGCGGTGCGCATCCGTCACAGCATTGAGCAGATCGCCGGCACCTTTGACATCAGCTACACCGAGCGCTGGCCAGGTCAGACGGACGGCTGGGTCATCCCGGCCGGCGAGGCCTGCGAGGTCCGCATCGGCGAGCACGTGGTGATCACGGGCTACGTCGACAAGACGTCGCTGAGCTATGACGCGTCCAGCCACACTATCCGGGTCACCGGGCGCGATCGCACCGGGGATCTGGTGGACTGCTCGGCGCCGTCGCAGGCCTTCTCCGGCATGACGTTCAAGCAGCTCGCCGACACGTTGTGCAAGCCGTTCAGTATCACGGTGTACGACGAGACGGTCGACGAGAAGAAATTGACTGTCTCGCAAAAGAAGGCGGGCAAAAAGGGCACGCCACCGAAGTCCGCGCGCGTGGGCGGTGCTTTGCCGAAGGCGGCCTGCCAGAACTCCGAAAGCGTGTTCCGGATCCTGCAGCGCCTGGCGAAGAACGAGGGCGTCCTGCTGGTTTCCGATGCGGAGGGCGGGTTGCTGCTCACGCGTGCCGGGCGGGCGGGGACGATCTCCGCGCCGCTCGAGCTCGGCGTCAACATCCTGGCGGCCGAGTACGAACACTCGCAGGCCAATCTGTTCTCCGAGATCACCGTCAAGGGCCAGGCCTCGATGCAGGATGCCGACAGTGCCGGGGGCAAGTTCGAAAACTGGATCAGCCCCAAGCACACGGTGAGCCGCGGCAGCGGCGGGACTAAGACTGGAAACAGCGAGATCACCCGGTACCGCCCGCTGATCATCGTGGCCGAGGCGCAGGCCGATGCGCGGCGCGTCAAGCAGCGCGCCGAGTGGGAGGCCAGCAATCGCGAGGCCAAGTCGCGCACCTACAAGGCCACCGTGCAGGGCTGGTACCCGAGTGCAGACGATGGCGACATCTGGCGCATCAACAGCCTGGTCCGCGTGCGGGATCCCTGGGCGCGCATCGATGAGGACTGGTTGCTGGCTGCGGTCGAGTTCAACCTCGACGAGGCGGGCAGCCGCTGCACGCTGGAGCTCACCAGTCCGAAGGCCTTCGAGGAGTTGCCCGAACTGCCACAGCCAGCGGCGGGTGCCTCCGGCGCGGGCGCGTCGGGCGGGAAAATGGAGAAGTGGTGA